Part of the Chelmon rostratus isolate fCheRos1 chromosome 13, fCheRos1.pri, whole genome shotgun sequence genome is shown below.
AAAACCACATCAAGAAGTTTGACTTTTGCTGCTCTGCAGCCGCAAGCTTTCATCTCCTAATCTGTGACGTCTATCTGAGAGAGCTGCAGGctaggagaggagaggagaagagaggagggcaggaaagaggagaggagaggagaggagaggagggcaggaaagagaagaggagaggagaggagaggagaggagaggagaggagaggagaggagaggacggcaggaaagaggacaggagaggaaagcagaggagaggaggggagaggagaggagaggagtggaggggaggaaagaggacaggagaggagaggagaagagggcaggaaagaggagaggagaggagaggagaggagaggagaggaggaaaaaggagaggagaggagaggagaggagaggagaggagaggaggaaaaaggagaggagaggagaggatggcaggaaagatgagaggagaggagaggagaagacgggaagaaagaggaggggagaggagaggggaggaggggagggcaggaaaaaaatgtgagaagATTAGAGAAGAAGACCTAAGTGGTGAGGACACGATATGAGAAGACTCAAAGCAAGTCAAGATGAAGTGAGATGAGAAAGCAAGGAGGCAGGAAGAGGTAAGTCTTTGTATCATCCGGTGAACTGGATCACCCAGttagtctgtctgtgtgttactgtgtgggtgtgtgtgtcccatAAAACAGAGACTTCTTTATAATTCTAACTGGTTTCTGTTTCTTCTACACCACAGTTTGACCcaaggtctctctctctcttcccctctctctctgtgtgtctctctctctctctctctctctatctctctctctctctctctctctctcgctctctccccaGCTTGCCTGGTAAAAGATTTGCATCAGGTCTATGTGAGAAAAAGGGAatgagtgagagaaaagaattgcaaaacaatgagaaaagccccaaaagcaaacatttcctgTGTCCACCgagggagctgtgtgtgcagttttaacAGTTTGTCAGTCGCCACATAATGCGCTCGCAGCAGAATACAGTGTGAGATACAGTGCGTCCTCAGGCTGTTTCCTGCACATTCTCTCCTTTTAGCATCACTGACAGACGCTCGGCTGGGCGGAGGAGCGCAGACACGATTAGCTCTGAGTCTGACTTTCTGACAGAAGCTGTCAACACTCTCcaataaatgtatgttttccGAGCTAAGAATAACTGTAATCTCGTCACACTTAAGACGTAAGAATTACACCAGCTattgattttaagatttatAGCAGTAATTAGCCAAAAAAAGACTGTTGATTAAGAGGAAAGTTATTTACAATGAGGGCAAGTGGTTGCCCCCTTTGGCTGACGgggcctgtgattggctggtgaAGAGCTTGGGTTTCCTCCAGGTACTTTTACTAGTGCAGGTTATTCCACTCTACTCTGACATCTGCAGACTCCTCACAGTCATgtcatgttgtgtctctgtctctgctcagtGTGAACTCTGGGAAGTCCCTTGAACTCCGCCTTCCATTCATTCCCTCCCAGGAAAACcaacaggcagagaggaagagaggctgagaaaagagaagaggaagcagggaaaacaaaagacagacagcactgagaggcaggggagaggaaaagcagcGGCTCTATTCCTCTGGTTATTTACACTTCCTTTTACTCGACCATGAGCTCGCTGTACTGCTGCGTGCCCCAGCGCTGACCAGGAGATAATTGCAGGGGGATCTGGCTCCTCACCCTGCCGGCCTACTGGGGATACCACTTAATACCCGCACTGCCCCGGATGATGAAAACTCCGCACCCAGGAGTATTTACTCAGAAAACAGCTTACAAAGGCAGATCTATTGGTGTGAATTACCACAGAGCTTCAGTCTCCGACCCCACAGCCACAGATATGAGACACAACACTGAACCCTGGGACCCACAgagcaactgtgtgtgtgtgtgtgtgtgtgtgtgcacactcagACACATACTGTgtctacatacacacacatagatgcaCTGTGCACCGTgtatacaaacaaaacatgtgaaaGCACATacaacagcacacatgcacattctgtGGTCGCTGGCTTACCCCAGATGACGTATGTGTGGCACGGCCAGATGCCAGTGGACCTGGGGCTCTCCTCTCCAACTTCTGCATGAAACTCTCAGTCCTCCTGCAACAAATATACACATTACATCCTCGCACAtttcaaaacagacaaacatgaaaacacgcACAAATAACAAGGCATCAGGGAGTATTCGATTACCCCACAGACGCTCCACAGGCCTGGGATGCTGACAGCGCCGGAGTCCGGCAAAGGTGACCAAGTTTGTCTGTCCCTCCTGACACTGCCCTCCACATTCACAAGCATCTCATCTACGTTGTCTATCTCCATCTCCTAGCCTCAATTCTAAATATCTTCATTGTTCCTTCGGGTTCACACATTGGTCTGctgtctcctgtttttgtttctcttgtaaGGAGGCCAGAGATGCTACTTGACAAGCAATTCCCCTCAGAGCTGACCATATATAATTCTCCAATAACATCTTGGGATACTTTGGTCTGATACGCTGTTGGAGAATATTGCATGAAAACCTTGCGCAGACACTACATCATTACTGTCTCCTGTTCCAATATTGACATTCATTTGAAACCCCTGGTCACTTTAAAGGGGCACTGCACTGACTTTACATGTGTAAGTCAACTCAGTATTCACAGGGAGTGCTACTCAGTACAGTCCTTCATGGcactggaggagctttgtcaaatCTGACAAAAGCACTCAAGTTCCCAGATATCGTTGTGCGTTGTGATGTCATCTCACAGCCCCTAAATGCTTTTAGTCAATGCCGGCTATAAGCAACAAACAACTGCATTCATTTCTTCATGTGTATGCTTATTTGGGAAACTAGAGAATTATACACCACTGTGTTGTACATTTGTGCTACTTCCATTCTGCAAGTAAAGAGCTTAAATTCAAAACCAAACATGGACAGACATCGCCCGCCCGTGTAGAAAAGATTCGAGCATTTACCAGCCGTTAAAAGTCAGTCACCCCACTAACTTTAAAGGTTCCAGGAAATCCTCTTTTACATAAGCAGGAAACAGGCATCCCAGCTGCTCACAGGTCTGAATAAAAACGGGGGCAATCAGAGGTGAACCCTGTGCTGCCTCTCTTCATGCTTCCCCTGATATTTACAAGCAATatgctctgtttttcatttttctgccaaCAGAAAATGCAGCGTGCTAAAACTCCAATGGCAATTATAGGTCAGCAGAGGATAAGACTCAGGGCGCTTCCTTTATAAAGGGCTGCAGATTGTGTCATCCGATGCTACATCTATGAGTAAGATCCATTGCAGAGCAAGAaagaacacaacacagcacaccCCAAACAACACAATACCACAGGGTGACAGTGACGAGACCCAAGTTAACCTGATCCAGGGCTGACCTGAGGTGATCCTGCTTGAGctgctcccccctcctctgctcctcttgtCGCCTCCTTTCTTCCAGGCGCTCGGCCTGCAATGCATCACAGTCAACAGTCACCCCACAGCAGATAACCACACGCGTGGCATACAGCCACGATGCAAGTCCTGCTTTAACAGCATGCACGAGGGACGTTTCTCTCAGTGACCATGTTAATGTTGCACTGATAGCCTTGAGTTGTTTCACATTcagcatatatgtatatatatatatatatatgtattttatgGTGCACTGTACTGGTACTGCATGCACATTACTTGCTGTGCTTCTTGGGTGAATCTGACCTGAAAAACATGACTGTCCAGTTAATATGATAGAAACATAAAAATTGCTTCAGTGATTAATTTTTCaaatacagcaaacaataaaactaACCAATTCCAAAATAAGATTCAATAAAAAGTCCATAAGAGACAAAATAATTTAAGAAAACGAAAcgaaaaataataaaaaaaacaaaaacaatttcaaacatttacgttaaaaataatgcattacCTACAAGAATCAAAGTACTAAAATAGTCATTATGGTGCTTCAGCATTttagaaatgtatattttagaGAATGAATGTGAGATTTTGTAAGATGATACATCTACTGGTCACTCAGTCCTATTTTCTGCCCCCTGTAATTTCAGTGTATGTGCTGGCTTTAGACACACGTCTTTGTCTCTGATGCATTCATGACCGAGAGGCATGTTTTTGCCAGCCAGACTAAGAAGAGACTGTTCCACATATATCTGTGTGATTGCTGGATTGCTAGTTCATTGACATGGCTTCATAGAGGCCATGGTGCAACAAGAAAAGGTCTGTTAAATACCGCCGTGGTCTTTCGCATTACTCATCCTTCGACATAATTGCAGCTGTCCATTAACCACTTTATGACCGAGAGCTGGATGTTGAGTAGATGTCTGACAACGGAGTGAGGAACTGTCTTTGGCTGATGGAAAACCATGAGAACATTAATCAGGTTGTTCTCATGGCTTAAACACTGGGTGTGTGAGGAGAGACTCTGCTCTGAGACACATGGGCTGACTGCAGTTCAGCTGGATGCTTGTCTCTACTGACATCTTGAGGCGAAACACGATATTGTTTCACACTGAAGAACGACTAAGAAGTGTCATATGGTGGAAGGGTGTCACCCCCGAGTGACTGTTTCAGTGGggctgcacattttcacaccagTACCAAATTACCCACATTAATATGTGGAGTTGCAGCACATGTCTGTATTAGGTTGAGTTTTCTATATCTGCTGTGCATTTTGTTATGCTGCATGAATCGTTGTCAAATCAGTGAGGATGCTTTCTtcgttttattttgtttgcaagTTTTCTTTAGTTGTAGTACAATAGCTCTCCCTCAGCCTTCCAGAGAACAGAGAAGCTTATTATACAATCGGtgtccactttattaggtacacctgtatAGTGGTTAGGGTCCAATCCAATACAACTGTTCTGACATAAAGTCTACTTTCATGATGCCTATGATGTTAATGTGTTCACTTATTATATGTTTTAGCAGTAAAGTCAAGTTAGCGATGGTGTTGCACTAGACTTTATTATATTgaaaggtgtttctaatattttgcaCCTCTCATGTATGTAAGTAGGGAGCgcaaaacatcagaaacacctctcaatatGCTGTAGTCCAGTAAAACACCACTTTTaacaattcaagattcaagatttctttattgtcattgagcatgacattttaatgagatttgcattgcaacccccatgttagaaacaagataataagaaagataagaaagattagaaaataaaattaactagatactagaataaaataaaccaacatgcagtagAAATATTcggaaatgcaataaaaatataccagaaatgaaaatatactaagacaacaaaaatatactaaacaataaacaatgaaatataccagtgaaatgtaccaacagcagctgaaatacacTAAAATGTATATGCTGAGtgcaaatggctgaccatttagttaagcgtgtgtgtacttaaaagttaaatacacagaaggtgcaggtggaggtggaggtggaggtgtaaagtgcagtgtgcagtggctcatagttctcacagtctctcactccagtgaggggctgctgggggtgatagctctgacagctctggggaagaagctgtccctcagtacagttcctgtaccgctttcctgatggaagcgggTCTGTGgtgatggatcttgccctcttccctgagcctaaccctaaccccaatgacCTCAGTAATAAACATATAATCTGACTTATACATTTTTGACAATGCCACCAAAATGGAACATTGTAAACTTTGTAAAAGTAGATGTTATGGCAGGGCTGTTatattggattgcattagattgtacaggtTAACCTAATAAAGTGCCCACTGTATGTAGATCTGGACATGACTTGCTCTAATAATTTTACTCACAACTTTGAAAAACTTGTTGCGGCAAACTGAATTTATTATGCCAGCTACTATAGCAGAATTCAGACTCTACACTTAAAAAACAGCCCATTGCTTTGATTGGCACATGCATTTTCTGGAATCTGTTTGCAGCAAGATTCAGCACTCACAAATGGGAATATCCatcacacagagaggcagcgaTATGACGTTTTCTATTGAACTCAGAGACCGCAATGCAATGCAGCCACAAGTCATGCTATATTCTGAGAAAGTGGTGCAACTCTTTCCTGGAAAAACACCAACTCGCTTGCTCTTACTATTGCAACTGCTTTTGCTCTTTCCACCTACACTCACAAGCCGTGGCTGAGTACAGTACATTCCTGACATGGAACTCTGGGGTTTGTCAAAAAGCACTCTGGGAAATACAGGAAATCACTGTGCTGACTGAAATAGAAACAGATAAAAGTgctgaggctgagaggagacGCCAAACTAGAAGaattttaacttcattttaaaagaagtccCCAAAGGGTGTTTAATAcgtaaaatgtgttaaatggtTCCTTAGATGTCaatgatttgttttaaaaaaaaatgaaactatgaATAGACAGGGTGACGAGTGATTTGACGGCAGCTTTTAATGCTAAATTGGACACATGTGAAAATGCTTCTGCTAAAAGGCCAAAGTACATGTACTGTGTTGTTGGTCTCACCATCTCCCTCCTTTCTGCTTTCATCTTCtgcaactcctcctcctcttcttgtctcctcctcttgtccAACTCCTCCTTTCTCAGCTTGAAACAACAGgtcacatgaaatatttctttgTGGTTCAGCCATCGCAGAGAGGAAAAGCACATGGTAACACTGACACATCTCACCGACCACATCAGAGTGACTGATAGCGCCACTGTGagttcaaaatatatttaaaggtGCATATAAAGTGGACAGGTGAATGTAATGTTGCTACAGTAAATGTGTGATCAAATACCTTCTTCTGCAGCTTGGAGCAGCGGAGGTCTGTAAACTGCTTCTGTCTGGCTTCAGCCAATGTTGCATTTCCACCTTGATAAATTCAACACACTATATCAGCGAGTAAGCACGTGCATCAGCACAATGTAAGAATAATGTTATACAAATAGCTGAAGATGATTTGCATTTGAGGGGAATGTGTTAGTACAGATGTTCTGTGTGTTGGTTTACCCAGTCTTTCTGGCGTCAGGTGCACAGAGGTGGCTCTGTttgcctctctccatctctgcaggTCCTCCACTTCTTTCTGAGCCACTACAGCAAAATTAAGAGTCAGAAACTTGCATGAAGATCAAAATAACATGGCAACAACAACATAGATAGACAATCAGAAGCAGCACTGTCACTTTACTCATTTTCATCTTGCGTCGTTGAGATTCATTTGGAGGGATCATGGTGA
Proteins encoded:
- the epsti1 gene encoding epithelial-stromal interaction protein 1 isoform X2; its protein translation is MIPPNESQRRKMKMMAQKEVEDLQRWREANRATSVHLTPERLGGNATLAEARQKQFTDLRCSKLQKKLRKEELDKRRRQEEEEELQKMKAERREMAERLEERRRQEEQRRGEQLKQDHLRRTESFMQKLERRAPGPLASGRATHTSSGREESKSLGEVQLEHKRMNSAFLDKLEGRSRRTEKETKEEGVQEAEHPCLASEDLKHKPFISPGQQFPLTHLARDTYPEQSCSGWTEEDDLEPDHDWALMKLTNSFPACSRGFLEDILYQCNSDFEKAYTLLICTLN